The Diabrotica virgifera virgifera chromosome 10, PGI_DIABVI_V3a genome has a window encoding:
- the LOC114333245 gene encoding calcium permeable stress-gated cation channel 1, whose amino-acid sequence MVSGPIDVSVLIIDNDTCLINKKSNKIISNVYEGIPETLVLNVVSWLLLILLFAILRNRAWDYGRLALVHTEKWTQLFYKNTDDAVAVEESNHEVSLIPDTGCLWFPSIFKINRDQILSRCGPDASHYLSFQRQLLILMLVITVFSIGVVLPVNFQGTLQGDKTTFGHTTISNLPSDSKWLWVHITGSIAVVPLMIFIMRKCSGQQPSASKLSSRTLMVTNISKQHRFCEDIKNYFSVRYPGIEDVKIAYKVKKLTILERQREKIHEARMYCLSNAPKNEIKIQPKGCIACCPCKTVNALDYYSIQEEKLNNLVTLERRKALQSPLGVAFVTLNSEETAQYILRSFEAGSHRNWVIFKAPSPSDINWENLEISYRNWYSKAIIINAVLFVILFFLTTPVIVVNIFNNLTKDNFITKISPLLSEFLPTLLLLSMSAVMPVLVAYSDEWMSHWTKSKQNHATMYKAFFFLLFMVLILPSLGLTSAQAFLEWSVQTQNITLRWECIFLADKGAFFVNYVITSALIGTALELLRFPELAMYAWRLLLIKSEAEKTTIRKEILSVFPFGIHYAWTLLIFTICTVYSLTCPLITPFGLLYLGFKHLVDKYNIYYVYRPITMSGEGQRIHSDAVKMVRIAILLLQLITALFFFLRAYLNTMTCIAFLGFALTAIFFFFIGPFPTCKPSSFHAFNLPVRNEEYVAPVLISSSSIEPINEDRSLPSFYGSPNLSHTALRLSETGSSEA is encoded by the coding sequence ATGGTGTCTGGCCCTATAGATGTTTCCGTTCTAATAATAGATAATGACACTtgtttaattaacaaaaaatctaataaaattattagtaatgTGTATGAAGGAATTCCAGAGACTTTAGTACTGAATGTTGTGTCATGGCTGCTACTTATTCTGCTATTTGCCATTTTGAGGAATAGAGCTTGGGATTATGGAAGACTGGCATTGGTACATACTGAAAAATGGACTCAATTATTTTACAAGAATACAGATGATGCAGTTGCTGTAGAAGAATCAAATCATGAGGTGTCGTTGATACCTGATACTGGCTGTTTATGGTTTCCTTCCATATTTAAAATCAATCGAGACCAGATTTTATCAAGATGTGGACCAGATGCTTCCCATTATTTATCTTTTCAAAGGCAGTTACTTATTCTAATGTTAGTAATCACTGTATTTTCAATTGGAGTGGTGCTTCCCGTTAATTTTCAAGGAACTTTACAAGGAGATAAGACTACATTTGGACACACTACTATTAGTAATTTACCATCTGACTCCAAATGGTTATGGGTTCACATTACTGGATCGATAGCTGTGGTGCCACTAATGATTTTCATTATGAGAAAATGTTCAGGACAACAACCAAGTGCATCGAAATTGTCATCAAGGACATTAATggtaacaaatatttcaaaacaaCATAGATTCTGCGAagatatcaaaaattattttagtGTTAGATACCCTGGAATAGAAGATGTAAAAATAGCTTACAAAGTTAAGAAACTGACAATCTTAGAGAGGCAAAGAGAAAAAATTCATGAAGCAAGAATGTACTGTTTAAGTAATGCACCTAAAAACGAGATTAAGATTCAACCTAAAGGGTGTATAGCTTGTTGCCCTTGTAAAACTGTCAATGCCCTTGATTATTATTCAATACAAGAAGAGAAACTTAATAACCTTGTAACTTTAGAAAGGAGAAAGGCACTCCAAAGTCCTTTGGGGGTGGCTTTTGTAACATTAAACAGTGAGGAAACAGCACAGTATATACTACGATCCTTTGAAGCTGGGTCCCACAGGAATTGGGTGATTTTTAAAGCTCCATCACCATCTGATATCAACTgggaaaacttggaaatatcctATAGAAACTGGTATTCAAAagcaattattataaatgcagTATTATTTGTTATTCTTTTTTTCTTAACTACACCAGTCATTGTAGTTAATATCTTTAACAATCTCACAAAGGATAATTTTATAACAAAGATAAGTCCTCTGTTATCTGAGTTTTTACCAACATTGTTGCTTTTATCTATGTCTGCTGTAATGCCTGTTTTGGTGGCTTATTCTGATGAATGGATGTCGCATTGGACAAAATCCAAACAAAACCATGCTACTATGTACAAAGCTTTTTTCTTTTTGCTTTTTATGGTTTTGATTTTACCTTCCCTCGGACTAACTAGTGCACAAGCATTTTTGGAATGGTCAGTTCAGACACAAAATATTACTTTAAGATGGGAGTGTATCTTTTTAGCTGATAAAGGTgcattttttgttaattatgttaTTACTTCAGCACTTATAGGTACAGCTCTTGAATTGTTAAGATTTCCAGAGTTGGCCATGTATGCTTGGAGGTTACTACTTATAAAATCTGAAGCTGAAAAAACCACAATTAGAAAAGAAATTTTGTCAGTATTTCCGTTTGGAATCCACTATGCTTGGACACTGCTTATATTTACTATTTGTACAGTTTACAGCTTAACGTGTCCTTTAATCACACCTTTTGGTTTGCTTTATCTTGGCTTTAAACATCTGGTtgataaatataatatatattatgtgtatcgtCCTATAACTATGTCGGGAGAAGGCCAGCGAATTCATTCTGATGCTGTAAAAATGGTGCGCATAGCTATACTACTGTTACAACTGATCACTGCTTTGTTTTTCTTTCTACGTGCATATTTAAACACTATGACCTGCATTGCATTTTTGGGATTTGCTCTTACAGcaatatttttcttcttcattggcCCTTTTCCAACTTGCAAGCCAAGTTCCTTCCATGCCTTCAACTTGCCTGTCAGAAATGAAGAATACGTAGCTCCTGTTCTTATCAGTTCAAGTTCTATTGAGCCTATTAATGAAGATCGATCATTGCCCAGTTTTTATGGCTCACCAAACCTAAGCCATACTGCTTTGAGATTGTCTGAGACTGGATCCAGTGAAGCTTAA